In the genome of Thunnus maccoyii chromosome 15, fThuMac1.1, whole genome shotgun sequence, one region contains:
- the oxnad1 gene encoding oxidoreductase NAD-binding domain-containing protein 1, producing MSVPGILVSAARSFSLTCPSTSLLRSRLLGASSIKRRNMTSRRQMDHLERTASNSRQNALYPAKVCGIINESETVKRLRIAVHPDFSFKAGQWVDFFIPGVEKVGGFSMCSSPGLLQRDGVIELAVKYSKHPPAHWIHTTCTLGSHVAMRVGGDFFFDPSPTDSSVDLLLVAGGVGINPLYSILLHMTDLLHVNHASGGRDYNIGSTHLCYSAKNTQELLFKRSIMEACREFPDKLSCDFHVTQQSTDVDSHLQPFIKHGRITEEQLRAHVDPQRTLCYLCGPPPMIEAVSKTLMELGLPKDRIIFEKWW from the exons ATGAGCGTCCCCGGCATCCTTGTATCCGCTGCCCGAAGCTTCAGCCTGACGTGTCCGTCCACCAGTCTGCTCCGCTCCCGCCTGCTGGGAGCCAGCTCGATCAAAAG aaGAAATATGACCTCCAGAAGACAAATGGACCATCTAGAGAGGACAGCGAGCAACAGCAGACAAAAT GCTCTGTATCCTGCCAAAGTATGTGGCATCATAAACGAGTCAGAAACAGTCAAACGCTTGAGAATAGCCGTCCATCCAGACTTCAGCTTCAAAGCAGGACAGTG GGTGGACTTCTTCATTCCTGGTGTAGAGAAGGTGGGAGGTTTCTCCATGTGCTCCAGCCCGGGTTTGCTGCAGAGGGATGGAGTCATTGAACTGGCTGTCAAATACAGCAAACACCCCCCGGCACATTGGATTCACACCACG TGTACACTGGGCTCCCACGTGGCCATGCGTGTCGGCGGGGACTTCTTCTTCGACCCGTCGCCCACTGACTCCTCTGTGGATTTGCTGCTGGTGGCTGGAGGTGTAGGGATCAACCCCCTGTACTCTATTTTGTTGCACATGACAGATCTGCTGCATGTCAACCACGCCTCGGGCGGGCGGGACTACAACATAGGCTCCACCCATCTCTGTTACAGCGCTAAGAACACCCAGGAGCTGCTCTTCAAG AGGTCCATCATGGAGGCGTGCCGGGAGTTCCCTGACAAGCTGTCCTGTGATTTCCATGTCACGCAACAAAGCACAGATGTGGACTCACACCTCCAGCCATTTATCAAGC ACGGAAGAATCACGGAGGAACAGTTGAGGGCTCATGTAGACCCACAGAGGACTTTGTGTTACCTGTGCGGGCCACCGCCCATGATTGAAGCAGTTTCAAAAACCCTCATGGAGCTCGGCCTCCCAAAAGACAGAATCATCTTCGAGAAGTGGTGGTAG
- the rftn1a gene encoding raftlin, producing MGCRLPKLRKAEERRSPGNIYSTLRRPQVETKVGVAYTYHFLDFLLGKEEVPVSSVLCLSSVRELPVQVRELYAQGFVLVAVHPFVHPCGPRHAHIQRQLHRAVLVRETPSSEKSQLRWARHRLETDVCVAGHQVADPEVIQSYVKRIQDVAEQGVMFVGFLQQPGGAPCFMGSWDPEDLSSLHSSPSPIHRHPFSSNTSPTDPTEPHHSDVEADHPPFEPQELDRESVEHTQDRRPSLPREPDFNPLKPIQSSEINTEESNEQIQTSHISLREPLESTNQPQDHRKVSEDAVQWCSNQNPVENQGNQLCPSTPETAGTIRRHDRSPPDLKESTEKHFKLPNRRERRDSGSDSWLSSPELDRNREKKSNPTCVDGQSRVTTHNNNNHMRLKNSEKDKNATSPPAQARMQLFALYNHTGELNTSLRFYSLRVPLRVQKEAGLVTEVDAHWLDHMTQHFTSGAHLIDGFFQLGDDNDNGVSSVDSVFILQSSAEETTNASYDAIVVEQWTVVDGVVVKTDYIPLLQSLAPYGWRLMCVLPTPIVKTNSDGSLSTKQILFLQRPVLQRKRKDFKMLNLRGRSKAKKNSTGETPEEMEDRSPVMETEMDRLRRNTKAEEEAEGRKSWDSGRSEGASPQEGGKESEGDAQHQKGLLLLPGSRASVEDQEEETDIDKILMSKQEKSVRWTDMCQRDDGGVKEEVKTEERIKQQLFSGVC from the exons AGGTGCCAGTGTCATCGGTGCTTTGTCTCTCCTCGGTCAGAGAGCTACCTGTTCAGGTCAGGGAACTCTACGCGCAGGGTTTTGTCCTGGTTGCCGTCCATCCGTTCGTCCATCCCTGCGGCCCTCGCCACGCGCACATCCAGCGGCAGCTCCACCGGGCCGTGCTGGTCCGAGAGACGCCAAG TTCAGAGAAAAGCCAACTGAGATGGGCAAGACATCGTCTGGAGACAGATGTATGTGTGGCAGGTCATCAAGTAGCTGACCCAGAGGTGATCCAGAGCTATGTCAAAAGA ATCCAGGATGTAGCGGAGCAAGGGGTGATGTTTGTGGGCTTTCTCCAACAGCCAGGAGGAGCACCCTGCTTTATGGGGAGCTGGGACCCTGAGGATTTATCCTCCCTGCACTCCAGCCCTTCCCCCATACATCGACACCCCTTCAGCTCCAACACCAGCCCGACAGATCCCACAGAACCGCACCATAGTGATGTAGAGGCTGACCATCCCCCCTTTGAACCTCAAGAGTTAGATCGTGAAAGTGTCGAACATACACAGGACCGCAGGCCTTCGCTGCCCAGAGAACCAGACTTCAACCCTCTGAAACCCATCCAGTCATCAGAGATCAACACAGAGGAATCTAATGAACAAATTCAAACCTCGCACATCAGCCTCAGAGAGCCACTTGAATCAACAAACCAACCTCAAGATCACAGAAAAGTCAGTGAGGATGCAGTTCAGTGGTGTTCAAATCAAAACCCAGTAGAGAACCAGGGGAACCAGCTGTGTCCCAGTACTCCAGAAACCGCAGGAACAATCAGACGGCATGACCGTAGTCCGCCAGATCTCAAAGAATCCACAGAGAAGCATTTTAAACTTCCAAATCGGAGAGAAAGACGAGATTCAGGCTCAGACAGCTGGCTCAGCTCTCCAGAACTGGATCGTAACCGTGAGAAGAAGTCCAACCCTACCTGTGTAGACGGGCAAAGCAGAGTGAcgacacacaacaacaacaaccataTGCGGCTCAAGAATTCAGAGAAAGATAAGAATGCAACTTCACCACCAGCACAAGCTA GGATGCAGCTCTTTGCTCTGTACAACCACACAGGAGAGCTGAACACCTCTCTGAGGTTCTACTCACTCAGGGTACCACTGCGAGTACAAAAGGAGGCAGGGCTAGTCACAGAAGTTGATGCACATTGGCTTGACCACATGACTCAGCATTTCACCAGCGGCGCTCACCTCATCGATGGCTTTTTCCAGCTCGGAGACGATAATG ATAACGGGGTTTCATCTGTGGATAGCGTGTTCATCCTCCAGAGCTCTGCAGAGGAGACCACGAACGCCTCCTACGATGCTATCGTGGTTGAGCAGTGGACCGTTGTAGAT GGTGTGGTGGTAAAGACAGACTACATCCCACTGCTCCAATCTCTTGCTCCGTATGGATGGAGGCTGATGTGTGTGTTACCCACACCAATTGTCAAGACCAACAG tGACGGGAGTTTGTCGACCAAGCAAATCCTTTTCCTTCAGAGGCCCGTTTTGCAGCGCAAGAGAAAAGACTTCAAG ATGCTGAACCTCAGGGGTCGCAGCAAGGCAAAGAAAAACTCTACTGGAGAAACGCCTGAGGAGATGGAGGACAGGTCCCCCGTGATGGAGACAGAGATGGACAGGTtgagaagaaacacaaaagcagaggaagaagcagaggggaggaagagCTGGGACAGCGGAAGGAGCGAAGGAGCGAGCCCTCAGGAAGGTGGTAAGGAGAGCGAAGGGGATGCGCAACATCAAAAGGGCCTCTTGCTCCTACCGGGGAGCAGGGCTTCCGTTGAAGACCAGGAAGAGGAAACTGACATCGACAAGATCCTTATGTCCAAGCAGGAAAAGTCAGTGAGATGGACAGATATGTGTCAGAGAGATGACGGAGGGGTCAAGGAGGAGGtgaagacagaagagagaatcaaacagcagctgttttctggcGTCTGTTGA